From Myxococcales bacterium, a single genomic window includes:
- a CDS encoding AMP-binding protein has product MDALSLSGSSDFALVIEGRTWSAAELRASVRRVQGVLERSGVEPGAVVAFVARVDEPSLVLTLALLDAGVACLPLHPRGAPLEHAELIRRAGALKLEPLELEPGTEAEPQWLRWVRARGHNPEAIAALLATSGTSGEPKLVRLSRRAFVASARASAEHLGFEPNDRWLLCLPFAHVGGLSILTRCLVSGRSVVAHSGFEPELILERIESQAVTLLSVVPAMLGPLLSADSRGVLARLRVLLVGGSACSEELRREARARGIRLSTTYGLTEACSQVTTQRAALTHDPTTLDSGSPLPGVEVRIVGGVIELRGPVLMSGYLGEPELPRGSFLTTRDLGELDAAGRLIVSGRVDDVVITGGEKVHPAQVEAVLSAVPGVSAALVFGASEPRFGQSVAALLVLDRGSDAAVVLARARESVAAALATHARPRSVACVEALPLNALGKPDRRRARLEHGNSLEPWPARPPG; this is encoded by the coding sequence ATGGACGCACTCAGCCTGAGCGGCTCGTCGGACTTTGCGCTGGTCATCGAAGGGCGTACCTGGAGTGCGGCGGAGCTCCGAGCAAGCGTGCGTCGTGTTCAGGGGGTGCTCGAACGCAGCGGCGTCGAACCGGGCGCGGTGGTCGCGTTCGTTGCTCGCGTGGACGAGCCGAGCCTGGTGCTGACGCTCGCCCTCCTGGACGCCGGGGTCGCCTGTCTGCCGCTGCACCCCCGGGGAGCGCCGCTCGAACATGCCGAGTTGATCCGACGCGCGGGTGCACTGAAGCTGGAGCCATTGGAGCTCGAGCCAGGGACTGAAGCCGAGCCTCAGTGGCTGCGGTGGGTCCGAGCACGAGGGCACAATCCGGAGGCCATTGCCGCGCTGCTCGCGACCTCGGGCACTTCCGGTGAGCCGAAGCTGGTCCGGCTCAGCCGCCGCGCGTTCGTCGCCAGCGCACGGGCGAGCGCTGAGCATCTGGGATTCGAGCCGAACGACCGCTGGCTCCTGTGTCTGCCCTTCGCGCACGTCGGCGGGCTCTCGATCTTGACCCGCTGCCTGGTCTCCGGGCGCAGCGTGGTCGCTCATTCGGGCTTCGAGCCCGAGCTGATCTTGGAGCGGATCGAGAGCCAGGCCGTGACGCTCTTGTCGGTGGTGCCCGCGATGTTGGGGCCGCTCTTGTCGGCGGACTCCCGCGGCGTACTGGCGCGGCTGCGGGTGTTGCTGGTCGGAGGCTCCGCGTGCTCGGAGGAGCTCCGGCGGGAGGCCCGCGCGCGTGGCATCCGGCTCTCGACCACCTACGGCCTCACCGAAGCGTGCTCGCAGGTCACGACCCAGCGCGCAGCGCTGACTCACGACCCGACGACTCTGGACTCCGGCAGCCCGCTCCCTGGCGTGGAGGTTCGCATCGTCGGGGGAGTGATCGAGCTCCGCGGACCGGTGCTCATGAGCGGCTACCTCGGTGAGCCCGAGCTGCCTCGCGGCAGCTTTTTAACCACCCGCGATCTGGGAGAGCTCGACGCTGCCGGGCGGTTGATCGTCAGCGGTCGCGTTGACGACGTCGTGATCACCGGCGGAGAGAAGGTGCATCCAGCACAGGTCGAGGCGGTGCTCTCCGCCGTGCCGGGCGTGAGCGCGGCGCTGGTCTTTGGTGCGTCCGAGCCGCGGTTCGGCCAGAGCGTCGCGGCGCTCTTGGTGCTCGACCGAGGTTCTGATGCAGCGGTGGTGCTCGCGCGCGCGCGGGAGTCCGTGGCTGCCGCCCTGGCAACGCATGCGCGGCCTCGCTCGGTTGCGTGTGTCGAGGCGCTGCCACTCAACGCGCTGGGCAAGCCCGATCGTCGCCGCGCTCGCTTGGAGCACGGCAACTCGCTCGAGCCATGGCCTGCTCGCCCGCCGGGCTGA
- a CDS encoding 1,4-dihydroxy-2-naphthoate polyprenyltransferase has product MAHDHTLRVSALPERGSFGAWLLAARPQTLPVAVAPVFVGTALAVASGTARAAAAIAALLGALFIQIGTNFANDVFDHEKGADTAERLGPTRAAESGLLSARALKLAMAAAFFCAILAGLYLTRIGGAVVVVIGITSIASGIAYTGGPYPLGYHGLGDLFVLIFFGFVAVCGTTWVVAGSVPAAAWLASILVGGLATAVLVVNNARDHLTDVRAGKRTLVVRFGRRFANFEYSALVTAAYLAPVALWALGLARPTVLVTWLTVPWAFWLCRTVSRSEGGALNPLLPATARLLLAQSALFVLGTAVG; this is encoded by the coding sequence ATGGCCCACGATCACACGTTGCGAGTCTCGGCGCTGCCCGAGCGCGGCAGCTTCGGCGCGTGGTTGCTGGCTGCGCGCCCACAGACGCTTCCGGTCGCGGTGGCGCCGGTGTTCGTGGGCACGGCCCTGGCCGTTGCCAGCGGGACGGCGCGCGCGGCGGCGGCAATCGCTGCGCTCCTGGGTGCGCTGTTCATCCAGATCGGAACCAACTTCGCCAACGACGTCTTCGACCACGAGAAGGGGGCGGACACCGCCGAGCGGCTCGGTCCAACGCGCGCGGCGGAGAGCGGGCTCCTGTCCGCGCGCGCGCTCAAGCTGGCGATGGCTGCCGCGTTCTTCTGCGCCATCCTGGCTGGGCTCTATCTCACGCGGATCGGCGGCGCGGTCGTCGTTGTCATCGGAATCACTTCGATCGCGAGCGGCATTGCCTACACCGGCGGGCCCTATCCGCTCGGGTATCACGGACTCGGCGACCTGTTCGTGCTGATTTTCTTCGGCTTCGTTGCCGTGTGCGGCACGACCTGGGTCGTGGCGGGCAGTGTGCCGGCAGCCGCGTGGCTCGCATCGATCTTGGTGGGTGGGCTGGCGACTGCGGTGCTCGTCGTGAACAATGCGCGCGACCACCTGACGGACGTGCGGGCAGGAAAACGCACACTGGTCGTGCGCTTCGGTCGCCGCTTCGCCAACTTCGAATATTCCGCCCTCGTGACCGCGGCGTACCTTGCGCCGGTCGCCCTGTGGGCGCTCGGTCTGGCGCGGCCGACGGTGCTCGTCACGTGGTTGACCGTCCCCTGGGCCTTCTGGCTGTGCCGCACGGTGTCGCGAAGCGAGGGGGGCGCGCTCAATCCGCTGCTGCCAGCGACCGCGCGGCTCCTGCTGGCCCAGAGCGCCTTGTTCGTGCTGGGAACCGCCGTCGGATGA
- the menB gene encoding 1,4-dihydroxy-2-naphthoyl-CoA synthase translates to MTLPNWKAAPGYEDVVYETAEGIAKISINRPEVHNAFRPQTIKELMRAFEAAREDPEVGVVILTGAGDRAFCSGGDQRVRGSAGYVGADGVPRLNVLDLQRQIRTLPKPVVAMVAGYAIGGGHVLHIVCDLTIAADNARFGQTGPKVGSFDGGYGASYLARIVGQKKAREIWFLCRQYDAKAALDMGLVNTVVPLAELEHETVKWCREMLELSPLALRCLKASLNADCDGQAGLQELAGNATLLFYMTAEGQEGKNAFLEHRKPEFGKFGRLP, encoded by the coding sequence ATGACACTGCCGAACTGGAAAGCTGCTCCGGGGTACGAAGACGTCGTCTACGAGACCGCCGAAGGCATCGCAAAGATCAGCATCAATCGCCCGGAGGTTCACAACGCATTTCGTCCCCAGACCATCAAGGAACTGATGCGCGCCTTCGAGGCCGCCCGGGAAGATCCCGAGGTGGGCGTCGTGATCCTGACCGGGGCCGGCGACCGGGCGTTTTGCTCGGGCGGTGATCAGCGTGTGCGCGGAAGTGCAGGTTACGTTGGCGCCGATGGGGTGCCGCGCCTGAACGTGCTCGACCTGCAGCGGCAGATCCGCACACTGCCCAAACCCGTCGTTGCCATGGTGGCGGGGTACGCCATTGGCGGCGGGCATGTCCTGCACATCGTCTGTGATCTGACGATTGCTGCCGACAACGCCCGCTTCGGCCAGACGGGCCCGAAGGTCGGGAGCTTCGACGGCGGGTACGGCGCCTCGTACCTCGCGCGGATCGTGGGTCAGAAGAAGGCCCGAGAGATCTGGTTCCTGTGTCGCCAGTACGACGCAAAAGCGGCGCTCGACATGGGACTCGTGAACACCGTCGTGCCGCTCGCCGAGCTGGAGCACGAGACGGTGAAGTGGTGTCGTGAAATGCTCGAGTTGAGCCCACTCGCGCTGCGCTGCCTCAAGGCTTCGTTGAACGCCGACTGTGATGGTCAGGCAGGCCTGCAAGAGCTGGCGGGCAACGCCACGCTGCTCTTTTACATGACGGCGGAGGGACAGGAGGGCAAGAACGCCTTCCTCGAGCACCGCAAACCCGAGTTCGGGAAGTTCGGGCGTCTGCCCTGA
- a CDS encoding alpha/beta fold hydrolase encodes MNLGTSTRSSRHAARAPLLLLHGFMGAPMSWSAVAMALTHPGPVLTPVLPGHGRPPRPVPATFWDAVDQLAADLAEPAFVVGYSLGGRLGLGLACRHPRRVRGLIAVGAHPGLRAESERDARVRWEDAQALALEARGLSRFIDAWEQLPLFASQSALPLPVRAAQRRIREAHDANALARVLTVLGTGRMPPLALEATRVPVTLVTGEHDVKLASAARELTAIAPQISHQTVPAVGHNPLLEAPLLLGRLIDERLTVWSKARTQETHA; translated from the coding sequence GTGAACCTCGGCACCTCGACGCGCTCGTCCCGGCACGCCGCGCGCGCTCCGCTCTTGCTTCTGCACGGCTTCATGGGCGCGCCGATGTCTTGGTCTGCGGTTGCGATGGCGCTCACCCATCCGGGTCCGGTGCTCACACCGGTCCTGCCCGGACACGGCCGCCCGCCGCGGCCCGTTCCGGCCACGTTCTGGGACGCGGTCGATCAGCTGGCCGCCGACCTGGCCGAGCCTGCCTTCGTGGTGGGTTATTCGCTGGGTGGGCGGCTGGGACTGGGTCTCGCCTGCCGCCACCCTCGCCGTGTACGCGGTCTGATCGCCGTCGGCGCTCACCCTGGCCTGCGCGCGGAGTCCGAGCGTGACGCGCGCGTCCGCTGGGAAGACGCGCAGGCGCTCGCGCTCGAGGCTAGGGGACTGTCGCGATTCATCGACGCCTGGGAGCAGCTGCCGCTGTTTGCGTCGCAGTCCGCGTTGCCGCTCCCGGTCCGCGCGGCGCAGCGGCGCATTCGCGAGGCACACGACGCAAACGCGCTAGCTCGTGTGCTCACCGTTCTCGGGACGGGACGCATGCCGCCTCTCGCGCTGGAGGCGACTCGCGTGCCCGTGACCTTGGTGACCGGTGAGCACGACGTGAAGCTCGCCAGCGCGGCGCGCGAGCTCACCGCCATTGCACCGCAGATTTCGCACCAGACGGTGCCCGCCGTCGGCCACAACCCGCTGCTCGAAGCTCCGCTGCTTCTCGGCCGGCTCATCGACGAACGGCTCACGGTCTGGAGCAAAGCTCGAACACAGGAGACTCACGCATGA
- the menD gene encoding 2-succinyl-5-enolpyruvyl-6-hydroxy-3-cyclohexene-1-carboxylic-acid synthase, which yields MTADLTTLWACVFVRALYDAGVRAVVASPGSRSTPLVLAAASVPGLELEMIVDERSAAFFALGRARVSGRPSVLLCTSGSAGAHYYPAILEAERALLPLIAVTADRPWELGQLHANQALDQTKLFGSHAESLELGEPDEQRLRYVPSIAALAVERATLPVPGPVHVNARFRKPLEPARPVSDVLGESVRLGLEAPRIVRAAPSGVSVPAEIADVVARARRGLVVVGPRLGAIGHDLRLRRALQRFVTARNFALAAEVTSGVAHSSECGGLVLPAFDGWIEAACDAGDAPDLIIELGSPPTSSAWQRLTARLPALPRIVVTERALPDPAASASHVVVGNGAQLLEALAADGPSDAAWLARLTELARRTESLLSEALAGTVLSEPFVARRVVDSVPGGGALFVGNSLPVRDVDRFAASSGRALMVLHQRGLSGIDGLIAGAAGARRELPASVPLTLLLGDVSALHDVGSFALLARVDGPLTLVVVDNGGGRIFSELPVANVIHPAELERLFLTPPPDFLEYTARAFGIAYERIQTRSELEARLAVAPNGARLLHVIVQAEAGRARRRAVVDGVARSLGAPA from the coding sequence GTGACCGCCGACCTGACGACACTGTGGGCCTGCGTCTTCGTGCGGGCGCTGTACGACGCCGGAGTCCGAGCCGTCGTTGCCAGCCCCGGCTCGCGCTCGACTCCACTGGTGTTGGCTGCGGCCTCGGTGCCCGGGCTCGAGCTCGAGATGATCGTCGATGAACGAAGCGCGGCGTTTTTTGCGCTCGGTCGAGCCCGCGTGAGCGGTCGCCCCAGCGTGCTCTTGTGCACGTCGGGCAGCGCCGGTGCCCACTACTACCCGGCAATTCTGGAGGCCGAGCGGGCCCTCTTGCCGCTCATTGCCGTCACCGCCGACCGTCCCTGGGAGCTCGGGCAACTCCACGCGAATCAGGCCCTGGACCAGACCAAGTTGTTCGGCTCGCACGCAGAGAGCCTCGAGCTCGGTGAGCCAGACGAGCAGCGCTTGCGCTACGTGCCAAGCATCGCCGCCCTCGCGGTCGAGCGGGCGACGCTGCCGGTGCCGGGTCCGGTCCATGTCAACGCTCGTTTTCGAAAACCCCTCGAGCCCGCGCGCCCTGTGAGTGACGTCCTCGGCGAGAGTGTGCGGTTGGGGCTCGAGGCACCGCGCATCGTCCGGGCCGCGCCGAGCGGCGTGAGTGTGCCCGCCGAGATCGCGGACGTCGTGGCTCGTGCCCGTCGCGGACTCGTGGTCGTCGGGCCGCGGCTCGGAGCGATTGGGCACGACCTCCGCCTGCGCCGAGCGTTGCAGCGCTTCGTGACGGCGCGAAACTTCGCACTCGCGGCGGAGGTGACCAGCGGTGTCGCTCACAGCTCGGAGTGCGGCGGGCTGGTCTTGCCGGCGTTCGACGGCTGGATCGAAGCCGCGTGTGATGCCGGTGACGCCCCCGACCTGATCATCGAGCTCGGCAGCCCGCCGACTTCGAGCGCATGGCAGCGGCTCACGGCCCGGCTGCCCGCACTGCCTCGCATCGTCGTGACGGAGCGAGCACTGCCGGATCCCGCGGCCAGCGCGAGTCACGTCGTCGTCGGGAACGGTGCCCAGCTGCTCGAGGCCCTCGCCGCCGACGGGCCGAGCGACGCTGCCTGGCTCGCGCGCCTGACCGAGCTGGCACGCCGCACGGAATCGTTGCTCTCGGAGGCTCTCGCCGGCACTGTCCTCAGTGAGCCGTTCGTTGCAAGGCGCGTCGTCGACAGTGTTCCAGGCGGTGGAGCGTTGTTCGTGGGCAACAGCCTGCCGGTGCGCGACGTCGATCGTTTCGCAGCTAGCTCGGGTCGTGCGCTCATGGTCCTGCATCAGCGCGGGCTGTCGGGGATCGATGGGCTGATCGCCGGAGCTGCCGGAGCGCGACGTGAGCTGCCGGCCAGCGTCCCCCTCACGTTATTGCTCGGAGACGTCAGCGCGCTGCACGACGTCGGTTCGTTCGCGCTCTTGGCGCGCGTCGATGGCCCGTTGACGCTGGTCGTCGTGGACAATGGCGGCGGGAGGATCTTCTCCGAGCTGCCCGTTGCGAACGTCATCCACCCAGCCGAGCTCGAGCGTCTCTTCCTGACGCCGCCGCCCGACTTTCTGGAGTACACAGCGCGGGCCTTCGGCATCGCTTACGAGCGCATCCAGACCCGCAGCGAGCTCGAGGCTCGACTCGCGGTAGCTCCGAACGGCGCACGCTTGCTGCACGTGATCGTGCAAGCCGAGGCTGGCCGCGCGCGCCGCCGGGCCGTCGTTGACGGCGTGGCCCGCAGCCTGGGAGCACCAGCGTGA
- a CDS encoding isochorismate synthase — MSFERELRAATARGLPDAALVAVSGEIDVEPDWVSIPRGAVWSFWDTTSRVDLPAEQWLGVGAAAVVSTSGATRFEEARRQLAALMASIDGARAGFVRAFGGAAFEPGNLGPFAALGELCFVVPRWTFSRAHAGTRVTLVAEPAELSTPSRLLEELRPLLTRRSRRLPGLNRVADDGKQRFVEAAREAVRSVEAHSLDKVVVARRAVLDGAIEPLSLLDALAEEVSVTRFALSVSGTTFVGASPELLIAWDGQRARSEAVAGTLRRGRDPLELRESGKDQREHAYVVHAIGAALESAGVELTAGAEPVIRSLRHVHHLVTPIEGRLGTHTHVLELVAALHPTPAVLGVPAQAAREFLRRVERIERGWFAAPVGYVDALGQGKFVVALRSALIDRGRAWVFAGSGIVRGSVVEAELAETDAKLTAILAALRTSELSAPTLAGAP; from the coding sequence GTGAGCTTCGAGCGCGAGCTCCGCGCGGCGACCGCTCGCGGGCTGCCTGACGCTGCGCTGGTGGCGGTCAGCGGAGAGATCGACGTGGAGCCCGACTGGGTGTCGATCCCACGTGGCGCCGTGTGGTCGTTCTGGGACACGACGAGTCGGGTGGACCTACCTGCGGAGCAGTGGCTGGGCGTCGGTGCGGCGGCGGTCGTGAGCACGAGCGGCGCCACGCGCTTCGAAGAGGCTCGTCGACAGCTCGCTGCCCTCATGGCGAGCATCGACGGCGCGCGCGCGGGGTTCGTGCGGGCATTCGGTGGCGCGGCCTTCGAGCCCGGCAACCTCGGTCCCTTCGCGGCGCTCGGCGAGCTCTGTTTCGTGGTGCCGCGCTGGACGTTCTCCCGAGCTCACGCCGGGACCCGGGTCACGCTGGTTGCCGAGCCGGCCGAGCTGTCCACGCCGAGCCGGCTCCTGGAAGAGCTGCGCCCCCTGCTCACGCGCCGCTCGCGCCGCCTTCCCGGGCTCAATCGCGTCGCCGACGACGGCAAACAACGCTTCGTCGAGGCGGCTCGCGAGGCAGTGAGGAGCGTCGAGGCGCATAGCCTCGACAAAGTCGTGGTTGCGCGGCGTGCGGTGCTCGACGGTGCCATCGAGCCGCTCTCGCTGCTGGATGCGCTGGCCGAAGAGGTCTCTGTCACGCGGTTTGCATTGTCCGTTTCGGGCACGACCTTCGTTGGCGCATCACCGGAGCTGTTGATCGCGTGGGACGGTCAGCGAGCTCGCAGCGAGGCAGTTGCGGGGACACTGAGGCGCGGGAGGGATCCGCTCGAGCTGCGAGAGAGCGGTAAGGACCAGCGGGAGCACGCATACGTGGTGCACGCCATCGGCGCTGCGCTCGAGAGCGCCGGTGTCGAGCTGACTGCGGGCGCCGAGCCCGTGATCCGCAGCCTGCGGCACGTGCATCATCTGGTGACCCCCATCGAAGGTCGGCTCGGGACACATACCCACGTGCTCGAGCTGGTGGCGGCGCTGCATCCGACGCCAGCGGTCCTGGGTGTGCCGGCGCAAGCCGCGCGGGAATTCTTGCGCCGCGTCGAGCGCATCGAGCGCGGCTGGTTTGCCGCGCCCGTGGGGTACGTCGATGCGCTCGGGCAGGGTAAGTTCGTGGTTGCGCTGCGCTCGGCGCTGATCGACCGGGGACGCGCCTGGGTCTTCGCCGGTTCGGGCATCGTACGAGGCTCGGTCGTCGAGGCGGAGCTGGCGGAGACCGATGCCAAGCTCACCGCGATCCTCGCCGCGCTCCGCACTTCGGAGCTGAGTGCTCCCACGCTGGCGGGCGCCCCGTGA
- the ubiE gene encoding bifunctional demethylmenaquinone methyltransferase/2-methoxy-6-polyprenyl-1,4-benzoquinol methylase UbiE, with protein MSVEPSAGVRPGSGEMFDAIADRYDLLNRIISLGIDQSWRDKAVRALGLSGPARVLDVATGTADLALRIARALPEAEVVGVDPSARMLELGRIKLERAGQSERVTLAAGTVEALPFADASFDGVSIAFGIRNATDRARGLSEMRRVTRSGGHVVVLELGEPESGPLSGLARWHIHQVVPWLGGVLSGKGEYQYLQRSIAAFPPRAEFSELMTAAGLEMREVERLTFGVATLFVGRVP; from the coding sequence ATGAGCGTTGAACCTTCCGCCGGAGTGCGCCCCGGCAGCGGTGAGATGTTCGACGCGATCGCAGACCGCTACGACCTCTTGAATCGCATCATCTCCCTCGGCATCGACCAGAGCTGGCGCGACAAAGCCGTGCGCGCGTTGGGTCTGTCGGGCCCCGCCCGTGTGCTCGACGTTGCGACGGGTACGGCAGATCTCGCCCTGCGCATCGCGCGCGCGTTGCCCGAGGCCGAGGTGGTGGGTGTCGATCCATCGGCGCGCATGCTGGAGCTCGGGCGCATCAAGCTCGAGCGGGCGGGGCAGAGTGAGCGGGTGACGCTCGCTGCCGGGACGGTCGAGGCGCTGCCCTTCGCTGACGCGAGCTTCGACGGTGTCAGCATCGCCTTCGGCATTCGCAACGCGACGGACCGCGCCCGTGGCCTCTCCGAGATGCGGCGTGTCACCCGATCCGGTGGCCACGTGGTGGTGCTCGAGCTCGGCGAACCCGAGAGTGGACCCCTGTCGGGGCTCGCCCGCTGGCACATCCACCAGGTCGTGCCCTGGTTGGGCGGCGTGCTCTCGGGCAAGGGTGAGTATCAGTACCTGCAGCGGTCCATCGCGGCGTTTCCGCCGCGCGCCGAGTTCAGCGAGCTGATGACCGCGGCGGGGCTCGAGATGCGCGAAGTAGAAAGGCTCACGTTCGGTGTCGCCACGCTGTTCGTTGGGAGGGTGCCGTGA
- the aroF gene encoding 3-deoxy-7-phosphoheptulonate synthase: protein MIVTLTDHADVDHVRRALTGLGLWIESLERSERGPVHLIVARASSVVPEAALLALDGVKSVSLPRSRHPRVDAQGSRVQVGEVVFGGELPVLIAGPCAVESEAQIARIAAKLAGHGVRILRGGAFKPRTSPYDFQGRGKVALGWLRRAADAVGMGVVSEVMSERDLDDVASVVDLLQVGSRNMQNYALLQAVGGAGKPVLLKRAMSATIEEWLHAGEYLLVHGASGVVFCERGLRGFDPSTRNLLDLGAVALLARVHRLPVVVDPSHAAGRRDLILPLARAALAAGAHGVMIEVHDEPAAAESDGAQALEPEALAALAAALTRPGSE from the coding sequence ATGATCGTCACCTTGACGGACCACGCGGACGTCGATCACGTTCGGCGCGCGCTGACGGGCCTCGGGCTGTGGATCGAGAGCCTGGAGCGGTCCGAGCGCGGGCCGGTCCACTTGATCGTGGCCAGGGCCTCCAGCGTGGTCCCGGAGGCCGCTCTGCTCGCCCTCGACGGCGTGAAGAGCGTGAGTCTGCCGCGCTCGCGACACCCCCGCGTCGATGCTCAGGGCAGCCGGGTGCAGGTGGGCGAGGTCGTCTTCGGCGGCGAGCTGCCGGTGCTCATCGCGGGGCCCTGCGCGGTGGAGAGCGAGGCGCAAATCGCACGCATTGCCGCCAAGCTCGCGGGCCACGGCGTTCGTATCCTGAGAGGCGGCGCGTTCAAGCCGAGGACCAGTCCGTACGATTTTCAAGGCCGCGGCAAGGTCGCCCTCGGCTGGCTGCGCCGCGCGGCGGACGCGGTGGGCATGGGCGTCGTCTCGGAGGTGATGAGCGAGCGCGATCTCGACGACGTCGCCTCGGTCGTCGATCTGCTCCAGGTTGGCTCGCGCAACATGCAGAACTACGCGTTGCTCCAGGCGGTCGGTGGCGCGGGCAAACCGGTGCTCTTGAAGCGTGCCATGTCCGCCACCATCGAAGAATGGCTGCACGCCGGCGAGTACCTGCTGGTGCACGGCGCAAGTGGCGTGGTGTTCTGCGAGCGAGGCCTGCGCGGTTTTGATCCATCGACCCGCAACCTGCTCGATCTGGGTGCCGTGGCGCTCTTGGCCCGCGTTCACCGCCTGCCGGTCGTCGTGGACCCGTCTCACGCCGCCGGGCGCCGTGACCTGATCCTCCCCCTCGCACGAGCGGCCCTCGCCGCGGGTGCTCACGGCGTCATGATCGAGGTGCACGACGAACCGGCGGCTGCCGAGAGTGATGGCGCCCAGGCACTCGAGCCCGAGGCGCTCGCCGCCTTGGCAGCGGCGCTGACCCGCCCGGGGTCGGAATGA
- a CDS encoding UbiA family prenyltransferase yields MSGEPRPRGVAGTLAAGVRFAGACLRGRGSLGVGRADFFVALLRGVRAHFFAFPCGAALAGAASVSAGASSWRVWLTALAVGVGWGVGQLLNDLVDVDADRIDAPDRPAVMGLLPEGPTALVASLLGLLVAIALSVVHPLGWVFALSSASLMLLYAPAKGLPVLGNVTHGALMALLALMGAAAAAPALPLVSVLGVSWPVIGLVFALAVLYLQGNYEKDRDGDAQAGYHTLAVVTGVRGSSGVRTVLGASLYSAAAVLGLIGRGPALWLWFASALALAVSVAPSLWRGNRRGALLGYRFAVHSTLLGFAALMLPGFGAGGTVGALVAAGLLVEAAFARSPNP; encoded by the coding sequence ATGTCCGGCGAACCGCGACCTCGCGGGGTCGCGGGCACGCTGGCGGCCGGTGTGCGTTTTGCGGGCGCTTGTCTGCGCGGGCGAGGCAGCCTGGGGGTTGGCCGCGCGGACTTCTTCGTTGCGCTGCTGCGTGGCGTGAGGGCCCACTTCTTCGCGTTTCCCTGCGGAGCCGCCCTCGCGGGTGCAGCAAGTGTCAGTGCAGGCGCGAGCAGCTGGCGAGTGTGGCTGACGGCGCTCGCGGTCGGCGTCGGTTGGGGCGTCGGCCAGCTGCTCAACGATCTGGTCGACGTCGACGCAGACCGAATCGACGCCCCGGACCGCCCGGCGGTCATGGGTTTGCTGCCCGAAGGGCCAACGGCGCTCGTTGCGTCGCTGCTCGGGCTCTTGGTCGCGATTGCCCTCTCGGTGGTGCATCCGCTGGGCTGGGTCTTTGCCCTCTCGAGCGCGAGCTTGATGTTGCTCTACGCGCCGGCCAAAGGTCTGCCGGTGCTCGGGAACGTGACCCACGGAGCGCTGATGGCGCTGCTCGCTCTGATGGGGGCCGCGGCCGCAGCGCCTGCGCTCCCGCTCGTGTCCGTGCTCGGCGTGTCCTGGCCGGTGATCGGTCTGGTCTTTGCGCTGGCGGTGCTCTATCTGCAGGGCAACTACGAGAAGGACCGGGACGGCGACGCCCAGGCCGGGTATCACACCCTGGCCGTGGTGACGGGAGTGCGGGGGAGCTCCGGCGTGCGAACGGTGCTCGGTGCGAGTTTGTATTCCGCGGCTGCGGTGCTCGGTCTCATCGGGCGCGGGCCTGCGCTCTGGCTCTGGTTCGCGTCCGCGCTCGCGCTCGCGGTGTCGGTGGCGCCTTCGTTGTGGCGGGGCAATCGTCGCGGGGCGCTGCTCGGGTATCGGTTCGCCGTGCACTCCACGCTGCTCGGCTTCGCCGCACTGATGCTGCCCGGCTTCGGCGCCGGGGGAACCGTGGGCGCGCTGGTCGCCGCCGGGCTGCTGGTCGAAGCCGCGTTTGCCCGTTCGCCCAACCCCTGA